In Populus alba chromosome 1, ASM523922v2, whole genome shotgun sequence, a single window of DNA contains:
- the LOC118046654 gene encoding histone deacetylase 9 produces the protein MSDGTSGFCYINDLVLGILELLKHHARDIDVHHGDGVEEAIYFTDRIVANFFSERMRSKDRIAYFDDGDVGSVYFGPNHPMKPHRLCMTHHLVLSYELHKKMEIYRPHKAYPVELAQFHSEDYVEFLHRITPDTQHLFAGELARCMALLL, from the exons ATGAGCGATGGAACCTCTGGCTTTTGTTACATCAATGACCTGGTTTTGGGGATTTTGGAGCTTCTGAAACACCATGCTCGTGATATAGATGTTCATCATGGTGATGGTGTTGAAGAAGCCATTTATTTCACTGACAGAATTGTTGCTAATTTTTTCTCTGAGAGAATGCGCTCCAAAGACAGAATTGCCTATTTCGATGATG GTGATGTGGGCAGTGTTTATTTTGGACCAAACCATCCAATGAAGCCACACAGACTTTGTATGACACACCATCTTGTTCTCTCTTATGAGCTACACAAGAAGATGGAAATTTAT AGACCACACAAGGCATATCCTGTTGAGCTTGCTCAGTTTCATTCCGAGGATTATGTTGAATTTTTGCATCGGATTACGCCGGATACTCAGCACTTGTTTGCAGGGGAATTGGCTAGATGTATGGCTCTTTTGTTGTGA